From the Scylla paramamosain isolate STU-SP2022 chromosome 15, ASM3559412v1, whole genome shotgun sequence genome, one window contains:
- the LOC135107733 gene encoding uncharacterized protein LOC135107733 isoform X1, with translation MPDPGVPKETVAVETGVQLCLSLPWTHFPAPELNGQPAANLNFNQNSSDTAGQDNHRNTDMHAPDMDMKMEGQESHVMVSDSDASVQEGERQAETRKCPWEKPGVNRASESRIKLSIPVN, from the exons ATGCCAGACCCAGGGGTGCCCAAGGAAACG GTTGCGGTGGAAACTGGCGTACAGCTGTGCCTGAGCCTGCCGTGGACGCATTTCCCAGCCCCCGAACTGAACGGTCAACCTGCCGCCAATCTCAACTTCAACCAGAACAGCTCGGACACGGCTGGCCAGGACAACCACCGCAACACAGACATGCATGCACCTGATATGGACATGAAAATGGAGGGACAGGAG TCCCACGTGATGGTGTCCGACAGTGACGCCTCAGTGCAGGAGGGGGAACGGCAGGCAGAGACCCGCAAGTGCCCCTGGGAGAAGCCTGGAG ttaaCCGAGCCAGTGAAAGCAGAATCAAACTTTCCATTCCAGTCAACTGA
- the LOC135107733 gene encoding uncharacterized protein LOC135107733 isoform X7, with amino-acid sequence MPDPGVPKETVAVETGVQLCLSLPWTHFPAPELNGQPAANLNFNQNSSDTAGQDNHRNTDMHAPDMDMKMEGQESHVMVSDSDASVQEGERQAETRKCPWEKPGVN; translated from the exons ATGCCAGACCCAGGGGTGCCCAAGGAAACG GTTGCGGTGGAAACTGGCGTACAGCTGTGCCTGAGCCTGCCGTGGACGCATTTCCCAGCCCCCGAACTGAACGGTCAACCTGCCGCCAATCTCAACTTCAACCAGAACAGCTCGGACACGGCTGGCCAGGACAACCACCGCAACACAGACATGCATGCACCTGATATGGACATGAAAATGGAGGGACAGGAG TCCCACGTGATGGTGTCCGACAGTGACGCCTCAGTGCAGGAGGGGGAACGGCAGGCAGAGACCCGCAAGTGCCCCTGGGAGAAGCCTGGAG TCAACTGA
- the LOC135107733 gene encoding uncharacterized protein LOC135107733 isoform X4 encodes MKVAVETGVQLCLSLPWTHFPAPELNGQPAANLNFNQNSSDTAGQDNHRNTDMHAPDMDMKMEGQESHVMVSDSDASVQEGERQAETRKCPWEKPGVNRASESRIKLSIPVN; translated from the exons ATGAAG GTTGCGGTGGAAACTGGCGTACAGCTGTGCCTGAGCCTGCCGTGGACGCATTTCCCAGCCCCCGAACTGAACGGTCAACCTGCCGCCAATCTCAACTTCAACCAGAACAGCTCGGACACGGCTGGCCAGGACAACCACCGCAACACAGACATGCATGCACCTGATATGGACATGAAAATGGAGGGACAGGAG TCCCACGTGATGGTGTCCGACAGTGACGCCTCAGTGCAGGAGGGGGAACGGCAGGCAGAGACCCGCAAGTGCCCCTGGGAGAAGCCTGGAG ttaaCCGAGCCAGTGAAAGCAGAATCAAACTTTCCATTCCAGTCAACTGA
- the LOC135107733 gene encoding uncharacterized protein LOC135107733 isoform X6 codes for MPDPGVPKETVAVETGVQLCLSLPWTHFPAPELNGQPAANLNFNQNSSDTAGQDNHRNTDMHAPDMDMKMEGQESHVMVSDSDASVQEGERQAETRKCPWEKPGGREDVN; via the exons ATGCCAGACCCAGGGGTGCCCAAGGAAACG GTTGCGGTGGAAACTGGCGTACAGCTGTGCCTGAGCCTGCCGTGGACGCATTTCCCAGCCCCCGAACTGAACGGTCAACCTGCCGCCAATCTCAACTTCAACCAGAACAGCTCGGACACGGCTGGCCAGGACAACCACCGCAACACAGACATGCATGCACCTGATATGGACATGAAAATGGAGGGACAGGAG TCCCACGTGATGGTGTCCGACAGTGACGCCTCAGTGCAGGAGGGGGAACGGCAGGCAGAGACCCGCAAGTGCCCCTGGGAGAAGCCTGGAGGTAGGGAGGATG TCAACTGA
- the LOC135107733 gene encoding uncharacterized protein LOC135107733 isoform X3: MPDPGVPKETVAVETGVQLCLSLPWTHFPAPELNGQPAANLNFNQNSSDTAGQDNHRNTDMHAPDMDMKMEGQESHVMVSDSDASVQEGERQAETRKCPWEKPGEWPEAVSA, encoded by the exons ATGCCAGACCCAGGGGTGCCCAAGGAAACG GTTGCGGTGGAAACTGGCGTACAGCTGTGCCTGAGCCTGCCGTGGACGCATTTCCCAGCCCCCGAACTGAACGGTCAACCTGCCGCCAATCTCAACTTCAACCAGAACAGCTCGGACACGGCTGGCCAGGACAACCACCGCAACACAGACATGCATGCACCTGATATGGACATGAAAATGGAGGGACAGGAG TCCCACGTGATGGTGTCCGACAGTGACGCCTCAGTGCAGGAGGGGGAACGGCAGGCAGAGACCCGCAAGTGCCCCTGGGAGAAGCCTGGAG AGTGGCCTGAGGCAGTGAGTGCTTGA
- the LOC135107733 gene encoding uncharacterized protein LOC135107733 isoform X10 has translation MVDPCGSSLVVKASDGKMVMVTLPNPLQENLEDVIEVQGVGQGQKVTCQSDVTFPQMQAADVTSRQCTAGAARGTAGGGPVQHLIPPCPLP, from the exons ATG GTTGACCCGTGTGGCTCCTCTCTGGTGGTGAAAGCAAGTGACGgcaagatggtgatggtgaccctGCCCAACCCCCTCCAG GAAAACTTGGAGGATGTGATTGAGGTGCAGGGTGTGGGTCAGGGGCAGAAGGTGACGTGCCAGAGTGACGTCACGTTCCCCCAAATGCAGGCCG CTGACGTCACCAGTCGTCAGTGCACGGCGGGTGCTGCAAGGGGAACTGCAGGAGGTGGACCTGTTCAGCATCtcatccctccctgccctctcccCTGA
- the LOC135107733 gene encoding uncharacterized protein LOC135107733 isoform X5, whose product MVDPCGSSLVVKASDGKMVMVTLPNPLQVLPCTFTTVITITTTRKCTRENLEDVIEVQGVGQGQKVTCQSDVTFPQMQAADVTSRQCTAGAARGTAGGGPVQHLIPPCPLP is encoded by the exons ATG GTTGACCCGTGTGGCTCCTCTCTGGTGGTGAAAGCAAGTGACGgcaagatggtgatggtgaccctGCCCAACCCCCTCCAGGTACTGCCATGCACCTTCACCActgtcattaccatcaccaccaccaggaaatgCACAAGG GAAAACTTGGAGGATGTGATTGAGGTGCAGGGTGTGGGTCAGGGGCAGAAGGTGACGTGCCAGAGTGACGTCACGTTCCCCCAAATGCAGGCCG CTGACGTCACCAGTCGTCAGTGCACGGCGGGTGCTGCAAGGGGAACTGCAGGAGGTGGACCTGTTCAGCATCtcatccctccctgccctctcccCTGA
- the LOC135107733 gene encoding uncharacterized protein LOC135107733 isoform X9 has product MVDPCGSSLVVKASDGKMVMVTLPNPLQENLEDVIEVQGVGQGQKVTCQSDVTFPQMQAGKFADVTSRQCTAGAARGTAGGGPVQHLIPPCPLP; this is encoded by the exons ATG GTTGACCCGTGTGGCTCCTCTCTGGTGGTGAAAGCAAGTGACGgcaagatggtgatggtgaccctGCCCAACCCCCTCCAG GAAAACTTGGAGGATGTGATTGAGGTGCAGGGTGTGGGTCAGGGGCAGAAGGTGACGTGCCAGAGTGACGTCACGTTCCCCCAAATGCAGGCCGGCAAGTTTG CTGACGTCACCAGTCGTCAGTGCACGGCGGGTGCTGCAAGGGGAACTGCAGGAGGTGGACCTGTTCAGCATCtcatccctccctgccctctcccCTGA
- the LOC135107733 gene encoding uncharacterized protein LOC135107733 isoform X2, translating into MVDPCGSSLVVKASDGKMVMVTLPNPLQVLPCTFTTVITITTTRKCTRENLEDVIEVQGVGQGQKVTCQSDVTFPQMQAGKFADVTSRQCTAGAARGTAGGGPVQHLIPPCPLP; encoded by the exons ATG GTTGACCCGTGTGGCTCCTCTCTGGTGGTGAAAGCAAGTGACGgcaagatggtgatggtgaccctGCCCAACCCCCTCCAGGTACTGCCATGCACCTTCACCActgtcattaccatcaccaccaccaggaaatgCACAAGG GAAAACTTGGAGGATGTGATTGAGGTGCAGGGTGTGGGTCAGGGGCAGAAGGTGACGTGCCAGAGTGACGTCACGTTCCCCCAAATGCAGGCCGGCAAGTTTG CTGACGTCACCAGTCGTCAGTGCACGGCGGGTGCTGCAAGGGGAACTGCAGGAGGTGGACCTGTTCAGCATCtcatccctccctgccctctcccCTGA
- the LOC135107733 gene encoding uncharacterized protein LOC135107733 isoform X8, giving the protein MVMVTLPNPLQVLPCTFTTVITITTTRKCTRENLEDVIEVQGVGQGQKVTCQSDVTFPQMQAGKFADVTSRQCTAGAARGTAGGGPVQHLIPPCPLP; this is encoded by the exons atggtgatggtgaccctGCCCAACCCCCTCCAGGTACTGCCATGCACCTTCACCActgtcattaccatcaccaccaccaggaaatgCACAAGG GAAAACTTGGAGGATGTGATTGAGGTGCAGGGTGTGGGTCAGGGGCAGAAGGTGACGTGCCAGAGTGACGTCACGTTCCCCCAAATGCAGGCCGGCAAGTTTG CTGACGTCACCAGTCGTCAGTGCACGGCGGGTGCTGCAAGGGGAACTGCAGGAGGTGGACCTGTTCAGCATCtcatccctccctgccctctcccCTGA